The following proteins are co-located in the Bradyrhizobium sp. AZCC 2176 genome:
- the pyk gene encoding pyruvate kinase: protein MRRLRRIKILATLGPASSDSAMIRKLFEAGADVFRINMSHTPHDKMRELVSTIRNVESSYGRPIGILVDLQGPKLRLGAFAEGSTQLKNGQSFVLDSDKAPGDNSRVQLPHPEILAALRPGHALLLDDGKVRLIAEETSAHRAVTRVVIGGKMSDRKGVSLPDTDLPVSAMTPKDRADLEAALVTGVDWIALSFVQRAEDVNEAKRMIRGRAAVMAKIEKPQAIDRLAEIIDASDALMVARGDLGVELPLERVPSLQKQMTRMARRAGKPVVIATQMLESMIQAPVPTRAEVSDVATAVYEGADAIMLSAESAAGKFPIEAVSTMNRIGEEVERDPTYRSVLTAQRPDPENTVGDAIADAARQIAETLELSAIICWTSSGSTAIRVARERPKLPVVAITPNLVTGRKLSVVWGVHCVVAEDAHDQDDMVDRAGSIAFRDGFAKAGQRVIIVAGVPLRIPGTTNMVRIASVGSSSDAEM from the coding sequence ATGAGACGGCTCCGTCGTATCAAGATCCTCGCAACCCTCGGCCCGGCATCGTCAGACAGCGCGATGATCCGGAAGCTGTTCGAGGCCGGTGCGGATGTGTTCCGCATCAATATGAGCCACACGCCGCACGACAAGATGCGCGAGCTGGTCTCGACCATCCGCAATGTCGAAAGTAGCTACGGCCGCCCGATCGGCATCCTGGTCGACCTGCAGGGACCGAAGCTGCGGCTCGGCGCTTTCGCCGAAGGCTCGACCCAGCTCAAGAACGGCCAGAGTTTTGTGCTCGATTCCGACAAGGCGCCGGGCGACAACAGCCGCGTGCAATTACCGCATCCGGAAATCCTCGCAGCCCTTCGGCCGGGCCATGCGCTACTGCTCGACGACGGCAAGGTGCGCCTGATCGCCGAAGAGACCTCGGCCCACCGCGCGGTGACGCGGGTGGTGATCGGCGGCAAGATGTCGGACCGCAAGGGCGTCAGCCTGCCCGATACCGACCTGCCGGTATCGGCGATGACACCGAAGGATCGCGCCGACCTCGAAGCCGCCCTGGTGACCGGGGTCGACTGGATCGCGCTCTCCTTCGTGCAGCGCGCCGAGGACGTCAACGAAGCCAAGCGGATGATCCGCGGCCGCGCCGCTGTGATGGCCAAGATCGAGAAGCCGCAGGCGATCGACCGCCTCGCCGAAATCATCGACGCGTCAGACGCGCTGATGGTGGCGCGCGGCGATCTCGGCGTCGAGCTGCCGCTGGAGCGGGTGCCGAGCCTGCAGAAGCAAATGACGCGGATGGCGCGCCGCGCCGGCAAGCCGGTGGTGATCGCAACGCAAATGCTGGAATCGATGATCCAGGCGCCGGTGCCGACGCGCGCCGAAGTCTCCGACGTCGCGACCGCGGTTTACGAAGGTGCCGACGCCATCATGCTGTCGGCTGAATCGGCTGCCGGCAAATTCCCGATCGAAGCGGTTTCGACCATGAACCGCATCGGCGAGGAAGTGGAGCGCGATCCGACCTACCGCTCGGTGCTGACGGCGCAGCGGCCCGACCCCGAGAACACGGTCGGCGATGCCATTGCCGACGCCGCGCGGCAGATCGCCGAGACGCTGGAGCTATCGGCAATCATCTGCTGGACCTCCTCGGGCTCAACCGCGATTCGCGTGGCGCGCGAGCGTCCGAAGCTGCCCGTGGTGGCGATCACGCCGAACCTCGTCACCGGGCGCAAATTGTCCGTCGTGTGGGGCGTGCATTGCGTGGTCGCCGAAGACGCCCACGACCAGGACGACATGGTCGATCGCGCCGGTTCGATCGCCTTCCGCGACGGCTTCGCCAAGGCCGGCCAGCGCGTGATCATCGTCGCCGGCGTGCCGCTCCGCATCCCCGGCACCACCAACATGGTGCGCATCGCCTCCGTCGGTTCCAGCAGCGATGCGGAGATGTGA
- a CDS encoding OsmC family protein: protein MSTTSGSAKWQGGIKDGKGAISTKSGALNDYPYGFSSRFEGKAGSNPEELIGAAHAACFTMALSLILGEAKLTAEHMETKADVTLEKQGDGFAITSVHLTLNAKIPGADKAKFEELAGKAKAGCPVSKLLNTKITLDTTLQS from the coding sequence ATGAGCACGACATCAGGGTCCGCCAAATGGCAGGGCGGCATCAAGGACGGCAAGGGCGCGATCTCGACCAAGAGCGGCGCGCTGAACGATTATCCTTACGGCTTTTCGAGCCGCTTCGAGGGCAAGGCGGGCTCCAACCCGGAGGAATTGATCGGCGCGGCGCATGCTGCTTGCTTCACCATGGCGCTGTCGCTGATTTTGGGCGAAGCCAAGCTCACCGCCGAGCACATGGAAACGAAAGCCGACGTGACGCTGGAAAAGCAGGGTGATGGTTTTGCCATCACCTCGGTTCATTTGACGCTGAATGCGAAAATTCCGGGCGCCGACAAGGCGAAATTCGAGGAACTGGCTGGTAAAGCGAAGGCCGGCTGCCCGGTGTCGAAACTGCTGAATACGAAAATCACGCTGGACACGACCTTGCAGAGCTAG
- a CDS encoding TetR/AcrR family transcriptional regulator: MVYRRTHQVVKRLAARRSAILAAARDAAAEGGMAAVQIAPVAVRANVAAGTVYRYFPSKAELISELIAEVSRDELGAIRRAADAAPGPSSALAAAVTTVAVHVLSQRKLAWGILAEPVDVDVSVSRLASRREISGEIAARIDAAVRAGHLPAQDTALAATALLGALHESLVGPLAPENLDDPAKLRDAVQTVTLLALRAVGVMDARARGLVVQAVLPAKTLVGA; the protein is encoded by the coding sequence ATGGTCTATCGGCGGACCCATCAGGTCGTAAAGCGGCTGGCGGCGCGGCGTAGCGCCATCCTGGCGGCGGCGCGGGACGCTGCGGCCGAGGGCGGCATGGCGGCGGTGCAAATCGCCCCGGTTGCGGTCCGCGCCAATGTCGCGGCCGGCACCGTCTACCGCTACTTCCCCTCCAAGGCTGAGCTGATTTCCGAGCTGATCGCCGAAGTGTCGCGCGACGAACTGGGGGCGATTCGCCGCGCGGCGGATGCGGCGCCGGGGCCGTCCTCGGCGCTGGCTGCCGCCGTCACTACCGTTGCCGTGCATGTGCTGTCGCAGCGCAAGCTCGCCTGGGGCATCTTGGCCGAGCCCGTCGATGTCGACGTCTCGGTGTCGCGGCTCGCCAGCCGCCGCGAAATCTCCGGCGAGATCGCTGCGAGAATAGATGCCGCGGTGCGCGCCGGCCATCTGCCGGCGCAGGATACCGCGCTTGCCGCCACCGCGCTGCTCGGTGCGCTGCATGAATCGCTGGTAGGTCCGCTGGCGCCCGAGAATCTGGATGATCCTGCGAAGCTGCGCGACGCCGTGCAAACGGTCACATTGTTAGCGCTGCGCGCCGTCGGCGTGATGGATGCGCGTGCCCGTGGCCTCGTGGTGCAGGCGGTGCTGCCGGCGAAGACGCTGGTCGGGGCGTAG
- a CDS encoding sialate O-acetylesterase — protein sequence MRRKVAFLMGGVLIGTIGYTLLSPATSHTDLAAIALPARDERPCVIASARTAILVVHGQSNAANYGSTRHAAREAVDNFDPATGKCFAAIDPLLGTDGLGGSFATRLGDILIQSGRYDRVVLVPIARGSSSISFLNNEGASLITNGIAKLKAAGLTPTHILFQQGETDAQSTTSAEQYVSLLHQLVKRFRAAGFDAPFYLSRSTKCGHVDPKNTAAIRAGQLSAIDRALNIHQGPDTDTIGNEGRSPDGCHMNEAGTLANAALWAAFMN from the coding sequence TTGCGGCGTAAAGTGGCGTTCCTGATGGGTGGCGTGCTGATCGGGACCATCGGCTACACGCTCTTGAGCCCGGCCACCTCCCACACCGATTTGGCCGCAATCGCGCTGCCAGCGCGAGACGAGCGACCGTGCGTTATCGCATCGGCGCGAACCGCAATTCTCGTCGTGCACGGCCAGAGCAATGCGGCCAACTACGGAAGCACCCGGCACGCGGCGCGCGAAGCCGTCGATAATTTCGATCCCGCGACCGGCAAATGCTTCGCTGCGATCGACCCCCTGCTGGGCACCGATGGTCTCGGCGGAAGTTTTGCAACGCGGCTCGGCGACATTCTGATCCAGTCCGGACGCTACGATCGCGTAGTCCTGGTGCCGATCGCCAGGGGCAGCTCTTCAATCTCCTTCCTGAACAACGAAGGAGCGAGCCTGATCACCAACGGCATTGCGAAGTTGAAGGCAGCCGGACTGACGCCGACGCATATTCTGTTCCAGCAAGGGGAAACGGACGCGCAATCGACGACATCAGCTGAGCAATATGTTTCGCTGCTGCATCAACTCGTGAAGCGATTCCGCGCCGCCGGTTTCGATGCGCCCTTCTATCTGTCACGCAGCACGAAATGCGGCCATGTCGATCCGAAGAACACGGCTGCCATCCGTGCCGGTCAGTTATCGGCGATCGATCGCGCCCTGAACATCCATCAGGGGCCCGATACTGACACGATCGGAAATGAGGGACGCAGTCCTGATGGTTGCCACATGAACGAGGCAGGCACGCTTGCGAACGCTGCCCTGTGGGCGGCGTTCATGAATTAG
- a CDS encoding ribonucleotide-diphosphate reductase subunit beta, whose translation MLDWSEPTAPPRRMPPPLVAQTNVAADQTGLGTIDRGGGRVSVDDKRMINCRADVNQLLPLKYKWAWEKYLAGCNNHWMPTEVSMQADIALWKSRDGLTEDERRAIKRNLGFFAASESLVANNIVLAIYRHLTNPECRQYLLRQSFEEAVHTHTFQYVVESLGLDEGELFNMYREVPSITDKAAWALKHTQHLDDPDFRTGTPEADQAFLRDLVAFYVIFEGMWFYTGFAQILSLGRRNKMVGIAEQYQYILRDESIHLNFGIDVINQIKIENPHLWTKAFQDEVRAMVREAAELEAAYGRDTMPRGFLGLNAALCESYMHFIANRRCAQLGLQRVFDETENPFPWMSEAMDLKKEKNFFETRVIEYQNGGALSWE comes from the coding sequence ATGCTCGACTGGTCCGAACCCACTGCACCCCCGCGCCGGATGCCGCCTCCCTTGGTGGCGCAAACCAATGTCGCGGCCGATCAAACCGGCCTCGGCACCATCGACCGCGGCGGCGGACGGGTGTCCGTGGACGACAAGCGGATGATCAACTGCCGCGCCGACGTCAATCAATTGCTGCCGCTGAAATACAAATGGGCATGGGAGAAATACCTCGCCGGCTGCAACAATCACTGGATGCCGACCGAAGTCTCGATGCAGGCCGACATCGCGCTGTGGAAGTCGCGTGATGGGCTGACGGAAGACGAGCGCCGCGCCATCAAGCGCAACCTCGGCTTCTTCGCGGCCTCCGAAAGCCTCGTCGCCAACAACATCGTGCTGGCGATCTATCGCCATCTGACCAATCCGGAGTGCCGGCAGTATCTGCTGCGGCAATCCTTCGAGGAGGCCGTTCACACCCACACCTTCCAGTACGTCGTCGAAAGCCTTGGCCTCGACGAGGGCGAGTTGTTCAACATGTATCGCGAGGTGCCCTCGATCACCGACAAGGCGGCGTGGGCGCTGAAACATACCCAGCACCTCGATGACCCGGACTTCAGGACCGGGACACCGGAAGCCGACCAGGCGTTCCTGCGCGACCTCGTCGCCTTCTATGTCATCTTCGAGGGCATGTGGTTCTATACGGGATTCGCCCAGATCCTCTCGCTCGGCCGCCGCAACAAGATGGTAGGTATTGCCGAGCAGTATCAATACATCCTGCGCGACGAATCGATTCATCTGAACTTCGGGATCGATGTCATCAACCAGATCAAGATCGAGAATCCGCATTTGTGGACCAAAGCCTTTCAGGACGAAGTCCGCGCCATGGTGCGCGAGGCGGCTGAACTGGAAGCGGCCTATGGGCGGGACACCATGCCGCGCGGCTTCCTCGGGCTGAACGCAGCGCTGTGCGAGAGCTACATGCACTTCATCGCCAACCGCCGCTGTGCGCAGCTTGGGCTACAGCGGGTGTTCGACGAAACCGAAAATCCGTTTCCATGGATGTCGGAGGCGATGGACCTGAAGAAGGAGAAGAACTTCTTCGAGACGCGGGTGATCGAATATCAGAACGGCGGGGCGCTGAGCTGGGAGTAG